One stretch of Schlesneria sp. DSM 10557 DNA includes these proteins:
- a CDS encoding DUF1501 domain-containing protein: MNLEQFARQPSTRREFLARSGTGLGALGLAGMLTNGHEAAAATVPSAAGLSPMTAKPAHFQGKAKHVIHIFLNGGPSHVDTFDPKPSLTKYAGQELPMPNLPTERKTGAALASPFKFQKYGESGIEVSELFHHTAQHIDDICVIRSMHAEVPNHEPSLMLMNCGDGRLPRPSFGSWVTYGLGTENQNLPGFVAMCPNGLPITGAQNWRSAFLPGVFQGTYIDTRHQAIERLIENIRNDQIGRGEQRRQLDLLQELNRKHAEQRANEAVLESRIHSFELAYRMQMEATDAFDVQQEPKHVLEAYGSSVQARQLLIARRLIERGVRFVQLWHGEGQPWDNHDDLEVNHRRLAGECDKAIGALLTDLKERGLLDETLVLWGGEFGRTPTVELPTPGSNAGKINGRDHNHHGFTVWMAGGGVKGGYVHGATDEFGFRAVEKKVSVHDLHATMLHQLGFDHTQLTYRYAARDFRLTDVHGEVVRDLLA; this comes from the coding sequence ATGAATCTTGAACAGTTCGCCCGCCAGCCAAGCACCCGTCGTGAATTTCTCGCCCGTTCGGGAACCGGACTCGGTGCTCTGGGACTGGCAGGGATGCTCACCAACGGCCACGAAGCTGCCGCTGCGACGGTCCCGTCGGCAGCGGGCCTGTCTCCCATGACGGCCAAGCCGGCTCATTTCCAGGGAAAAGCCAAGCACGTCATTCATATTTTCCTCAATGGTGGCCCTTCGCACGTCGACACCTTCGATCCGAAACCCTCTCTGACAAAGTATGCGGGGCAAGAGCTGCCCATGCCCAACCTTCCGACGGAACGTAAAACTGGTGCGGCACTTGCATCTCCCTTCAAGTTTCAGAAATACGGTGAGTCAGGGATCGAAGTGAGTGAACTGTTTCACCACACCGCCCAGCACATTGACGATATTTGCGTGATCCGGTCGATGCACGCGGAAGTCCCCAATCACGAGCCGTCACTGATGCTCATGAACTGCGGCGACGGCCGACTTCCCCGGCCCAGCTTCGGTTCGTGGGTCACTTACGGGCTCGGAACGGAAAACCAGAACCTGCCTGGCTTTGTTGCGATGTGCCCCAACGGGTTGCCGATCACAGGAGCCCAGAACTGGCGTTCCGCGTTCCTGCCCGGCGTCTTTCAGGGAACGTATATCGACACCCGCCATCAGGCGATCGAGCGATTAATCGAAAATATCCGCAACGACCAGATTGGTCGGGGCGAACAGCGTCGCCAGCTCGATCTGCTGCAGGAGCTGAACAGGAAACACGCCGAGCAACGAGCCAACGAAGCGGTGCTGGAATCCCGCATCCACTCGTTCGAGCTCGCCTATCGGATGCAGATGGAAGCAACCGACGCCTTTGACGTCCAGCAGGAGCCCAAGCACGTCCTGGAAGCCTACGGGTCCAGCGTACAGGCGCGGCAACTGCTGATCGCACGCCGTCTGATTGAACGAGGTGTCCGCTTCGTCCAGCTCTGGCATGGCGAAGGACAGCCGTGGGACAATCACGACGACCTCGAAGTGAACCACCGCCGGCTGGCCGGAGAATGCGACAAGGCCATCGGCGCACTATTGACGGACCTGAAGGAACGGGGCCTGCTGGACGAAACACTCGTCCTGTGGGGCGGTGAATTCGGTCGTACGCCCACCGTGGAACTTCCGACCCCCGGTTCGAACGCGGGTAAGATCAACGGACGCGACCACAACCATCACGGCTTCACCGTCTGGATGGCGGGGGGTGGCGTGAAGGGTGGTTATGTCCATGGTGCCACCGATGAATTCGGCTTCCGCGCTGTCGAAAAGAAGGTCTCTGTTCACGACCTGCACGCAACGAT